Proteins from a genomic interval of Rhodococcoides fascians A25f:
- a CDS encoding TenA family protein: MSRSTELTARQHRNLVAAQQASFITDSIGGTLRDDDFRRYLVIEEAFVLTAVRILGLVVAESESLDDATDHVMSLSNLVGEQREYFAGLREQFPYDGDVRELIESSSILSDYALGLARRDGRAAALVAMFAAETLYLSWCRAALDASVDREPALQEWIEMHTRPAFVAQVDALAREVDAMDGVDDATLDAWFADMLAAETEFHNAAMH, from the coding sequence ATGAGTCGATCCACCGAACTGACTGCGCGGCAACATCGCAACCTCGTTGCCGCGCAGCAGGCCAGTTTCATCACCGACTCGATCGGCGGCACACTGCGCGACGACGACTTTCGGCGTTACCTGGTGATCGAGGAAGCGTTCGTGCTCACGGCCGTACGCATCCTGGGACTCGTGGTTGCAGAGTCCGAGTCCTTGGACGACGCAACCGATCACGTGATGTCGCTGTCCAACCTCGTCGGTGAACAGCGCGAATACTTCGCGGGACTGCGCGAGCAGTTTCCGTACGACGGCGATGTGCGCGAGTTGATCGAGAGCTCATCGATTCTGTCCGACTACGCACTGGGGCTCGCCCGTCGAGACGGAAGGGCTGCGGCTCTGGTGGCCATGTTCGCCGCCGAGACCCTGTACCTGTCCTGGTGTCGCGCAGCACTTGATGCGTCGGTCGATCGCGAACCGGCGCTGCAGGAGTGGATAGAAATGCACACCCGCCCCGCCTTCGTGGCACAGGTCGACGCATTGGCCCGCGAGGTCGACGCCATGGACGGTGTGGACGACGCAACGCTGGACGCGTGGTTCGCCGACATGCTCGCCGCCGAGACCGAGTTCCACAACGCGGCGATGCACTAG
- a CDS encoding thiolase family protein: protein MRDAVIVEAVRTPVGRGKANGTLHPEHPVDLMAHSLREVVQRSGIDPNQIDDVIGGVVTAVGDQASNMTRRAALAAGYPESVPATTVDRQCGSSQQAIHFAAQGVISGAYDLAVATGSESMSRIPMGSNLVGTEDPSGVGFTERYPEGLVPQGISAELIAARWGISRTEMDEFALLSHAKAAAATEEGRFKREISAIRGLDRDEGIRTGSRLETLAGLRPAYYSDAMAQRFPEIGWNITAGNASQVNDGSAAVMITTSDKARQLGLSPMARLHSFAVVGDDPLMMLTAVIPATKKVLAKAGLTVNDIDLFEVNEAFASVVLAWAKETGADLNKVNVNGGAIAIGHPLGGSGARIMTTMVHALAEREQRFGLQVMCEAGGLSNATIVERL from the coding sequence ATGAGAGACGCAGTCATCGTCGAGGCAGTCAGAACCCCGGTCGGGCGGGGCAAAGCGAACGGCACGTTGCATCCCGAGCATCCAGTCGACCTGATGGCTCACAGCCTGCGGGAAGTAGTGCAGCGCAGCGGGATAGACCCGAACCAGATCGACGACGTCATCGGCGGAGTCGTCACCGCGGTAGGGGATCAGGCGTCGAACATGACTCGGCGCGCGGCGCTGGCGGCCGGCTATCCGGAATCGGTGCCCGCAACCACCGTCGACCGGCAGTGTGGAAGTAGCCAGCAGGCAATACATTTCGCCGCTCAGGGCGTCATCTCCGGTGCTTACGATCTGGCTGTGGCTACCGGTTCGGAGTCGATGAGCCGCATTCCGATGGGCTCGAACCTGGTCGGAACCGAGGATCCGTCAGGTGTCGGTTTCACCGAGAGGTATCCGGAAGGTCTGGTGCCGCAGGGAATCAGTGCCGAACTGATTGCGGCGAGGTGGGGTATCAGCCGCACCGAGATGGACGAGTTCGCCTTGTTGAGCCATGCGAAGGCTGCCGCAGCCACCGAAGAGGGACGTTTCAAGCGGGAGATCAGCGCTATTCGTGGGCTCGATCGCGACGAGGGAATCCGCACCGGATCCAGGCTGGAGACCTTGGCCGGACTGCGACCGGCCTACTACAGCGACGCCATGGCGCAGCGATTCCCGGAAATCGGGTGGAACATCACCGCGGGCAACGCAAGTCAGGTCAACGACGGTAGTGCAGCTGTCATGATCACGACCAGCGACAAGGCTCGACAGCTCGGCCTCAGCCCGATGGCCAGGCTGCACAGCTTCGCGGTGGTCGGCGACGATCCGCTGATGATGCTCACCGCGGTCATCCCGGCGACGAAGAAGGTGCTCGCCAAAGCGGGGCTGACCGTGAACGACATCGACCTGTTCGAGGTGAACGAGGCCTTCGCTTCGGTGGTGCTCGCATGGGCGAAGGAGACCGGCGCGGACCTGAACAAGGTCAACGTCAACGGCGGAGCCATCGCCATCGGTCATCCCCTCGGCGGCAGTGGTGCACGCATCATGACGACCATGGTCCACGCACTCGCCGAGCGCGAACAGCGATTCGGGTTGCAGGTGATGTGCGAGGCGGGTGGTCTCTCGAACGCAACCATCGTCGAGCGCCTGTAA
- a CDS encoding winged helix-turn-helix transcriptional regulator — MPLHMDGPLSDLDTWTAGDRCSIARALSVVGTRSTMLILREAFYGTTRFDDFSRRVGITDASSAARLKELVEVGIFVKQPYRPDKGRTRYEYVLTRMGEDLLPVVLGLMQWGDQYLQDDDGPLDVVDSHGEPVRVRVTDDSGSEVPINELRVRMQ, encoded by the coding sequence ATGCCACTCCACATGGACGGCCCACTGTCCGACCTCGACACCTGGACAGCCGGCGACCGATGCTCCATTGCACGCGCCTTGTCCGTGGTCGGCACGCGATCGACCATGCTGATCCTGCGCGAGGCCTTCTACGGAACCACCCGCTTCGACGACTTCAGCCGACGCGTCGGCATCACCGACGCCAGCAGTGCGGCCCGCCTCAAAGAGCTGGTGGAGGTTGGCATCTTCGTCAAACAGCCCTACCGACCGGACAAGGGCAGAACGCGCTACGAATACGTTTTGACGAGGATGGGCGAGGATCTGCTGCCCGTCGTACTCGGATTGATGCAGTGGGGCGACCAGTACCTGCAAGACGACGACGGGCCGCTCGACGTCGTCGATTCACACGGCGAGCCCGTGCGCGTGCGGGTCACCGACGACAGTGGTTCCGAAGTGCCGATCAACGAGTTGCGAGTACGCATGCAATAG
- a CDS encoding LysE family translocator, producing the protein MTDIRWLPFLGVVLLAYAIPGPDFAVVARAAASSRAAGWRAGLGAQTGLCVHMVAAVVGLSLLISRSPTALNIIQILGGLYLVWLGISALRQTSSEGSAASDVHWFRMGLVTNLLNPKAVLFFVALLPQFVDAYGALPLQIGLLGIVDVAIGLAVWAVVTAAVGRLAGGSSNSTSWSRVAGVLFIGIGVALAVEAV; encoded by the coding sequence ATGACGGATATCCGATGGTTACCGTTCCTCGGCGTGGTGCTCCTGGCCTACGCGATACCCGGTCCTGACTTCGCGGTGGTGGCCCGAGCGGCAGCGAGCAGCCGCGCCGCGGGGTGGCGAGCGGGCCTCGGCGCGCAGACCGGACTGTGCGTGCACATGGTTGCAGCGGTGGTGGGGCTGTCGCTGCTCATCTCTCGATCGCCGACCGCGCTGAACATCATTCAGATCCTCGGAGGTCTGTACCTGGTGTGGCTGGGCATCTCGGCGCTGCGGCAGACTTCGTCGGAGGGGAGTGCGGCGTCCGACGTGCATTGGTTTCGCATGGGTCTGGTGACGAATCTGCTCAATCCCAAAGCCGTGCTGTTCTTCGTCGCGCTCCTGCCGCAGTTCGTCGATGCCTACGGAGCACTTCCCCTGCAGATCGGTCTACTCGGAATCGTCGATGTGGCAATCGGATTGGCGGTTTGGGCAGTGGTCACCGCCGCTGTGGGCCGCTTGGCCGGCGGTTCGTCGAACTCGACGTCCTGGAGCCGTGTGGCCGGGGTGTTGTTCATCGGTATCGGAGTCGCACTCGCCGTCGAGGCGGTGTGA
- a CDS encoding CGNR zinc finger domain-containing protein, with amino-acid sequence MDWNWVGDHFALDVVNTVQLQRGAYAELIDSVADLQDWAELQGARVPEAIPDDADIDTFKVTRDHMLSLLRAVASNMDVPRESVEHIDEIARRHPVTRRLDLGDGGGVGDVVGTDDPIESLCARGASAVIDLLNGSDRARLALCDAPRCGQLFLQDRPNQQWCCSACGNRARAARHHAKEKRGS; translated from the coding sequence ATGGATTGGAACTGGGTCGGCGACCACTTCGCACTCGACGTGGTCAACACCGTGCAGTTGCAGCGCGGTGCCTACGCCGAATTGATCGACTCGGTCGCCGACCTGCAAGACTGGGCCGAACTGCAGGGCGCGCGAGTGCCCGAGGCCATCCCCGACGATGCCGACATCGACACGTTCAAGGTGACGCGCGATCACATGCTGTCGCTACTGCGGGCGGTGGCGTCGAACATGGATGTTCCGCGGGAAAGCGTCGAACACATCGATGAGATTGCCCGACGCCATCCGGTGACCCGACGGCTCGATCTCGGCGACGGCGGTGGCGTCGGAGATGTTGTGGGAACCGATGATCCGATCGAATCACTCTGCGCGCGTGGGGCGTCCGCCGTCATCGATCTACTCAACGGGTCGGATCGCGCACGGCTGGCCTTGTGTGACGCTCCGCGATGCGGTCAACTGTTTCTGCAGGATCGGCCCAATCAGCAATGGTGTTGCAGCGCATGCGGGAATCGCGCGCGTGCGGCACGACACCACGCAAAGGAGAAGCGCGGATCATGA
- a CDS encoding VOC family protein, whose protein sequence is MNISVRQVVLDCTDARQLAEFYRQLLGFEYVPGDAETIDPDWLAINAPDGSWRIAFQQIDALPEATWPDGEHPQMAHLDFMVSTVAELDEEHSRAMELGARLLRDLHDDPEEPIRIYADPAGHPFCIFVGA, encoded by the coding sequence ATGAACATTTCGGTACGCCAGGTGGTACTCGACTGCACCGACGCCCGCCAACTCGCCGAGTTCTATCGGCAACTCCTGGGATTCGAGTACGTTCCCGGCGACGCCGAAACGATCGACCCGGACTGGCTCGCCATCAACGCACCCGACGGCTCGTGGCGCATCGCGTTTCAGCAGATCGACGCTCTTCCCGAAGCGACATGGCCGGACGGCGAACACCCGCAGATGGCGCACCTCGATTTCATGGTGAGCACCGTGGCGGAACTCGACGAAGAACACTCGCGTGCAATGGAACTGGGCGCGCGCTTGCTGCGGGACCTACACGACGATCCGGAAGAACCGATCCGAATCTACGCCGATCCGGCCGGCCACCCCTTCTGCATCTTCGTAGGGGCCTGA
- a CDS encoding fused (3R)-hydroxyacyl-ACP dehydratase subunits HadA/HadB translates to MMNSRGRDGGTTVAEQVAESGAVAADEQAFDPAEHARSMVGYHYRTEDYYEVGREKIREYARAVQDFHPAHWDGDAAAALGHSALVAPLTFMSLVGTLAQKKLLESIAEGYDLSQILQTDQVLVFQKPILAGDQLTCDVSLDSFKTVMGRDMMVTKNVVSNQKNELVQTTYTTLLVGRSGEIDPAIADAARNLVMFGASMDAAVANASEHDTLSTPQEHEPLIVEEYRGQPTRTFDEVSVGDELPTRTVRLTRGDLVNYAGVAGDANPIHWDEKFAKMIDLENVLAHGMLTMGVGGGYISEWLGDPGAVKDYTVRFTTPIPVDTHKPAEIVFSGKIKSKDEATRTAVVSIGATFEGKRIFGHRATATVQLG, encoded by the coding sequence ATGATGAACAGCAGGGGACGAGACGGTGGGACAACAGTGGCAGAGCAGGTAGCGGAGTCCGGCGCGGTAGCAGCCGACGAACAGGCATTCGACCCGGCGGAGCACGCGCGGAGCATGGTCGGTTATCACTACCGCACCGAGGACTACTACGAGGTGGGTCGCGAGAAGATTCGTGAGTACGCCCGCGCGGTCCAGGACTTCCACCCCGCGCACTGGGACGGCGATGCCGCGGCCGCGCTGGGACACAGCGCTCTGGTTGCACCTCTGACATTCATGTCCTTGGTCGGCACGCTCGCACAGAAGAAGCTCCTCGAGTCCATCGCCGAGGGCTACGACCTGAGCCAGATTCTGCAGACCGACCAGGTGCTGGTCTTTCAGAAGCCCATCCTGGCCGGCGATCAGCTGACGTGCGACGTCTCGCTCGACTCCTTCAAGACGGTCATGGGCAGAGACATGATGGTCACCAAGAACGTCGTGTCCAACCAGAAGAACGAACTGGTGCAGACCACCTACACCACCCTGCTCGTCGGACGGTCCGGTGAAATCGACCCGGCCATCGCCGACGCCGCCCGCAACCTGGTGATGTTCGGCGCGTCGATGGACGCAGCAGTCGCCAACGCGAGTGAGCACGACACCCTGTCCACCCCTCAGGAGCACGAGCCGCTCATCGTCGAGGAGTACCGGGGGCAGCCGACGCGGACGTTCGACGAGGTGAGCGTCGGCGATGAGTTGCCCACGCGCACCGTGCGATTGACTCGTGGAGATCTGGTGAACTATGCCGGCGTCGCGGGTGATGCGAATCCGATTCACTGGGACGAGAAGTTCGCCAAGATGATCGACCTCGAGAACGTCCTGGCGCACGGCATGCTCACGATGGGCGTCGGCGGCGGATACATCAGCGAGTGGCTCGGCGATCCGGGTGCCGTCAAGGATTACACCGTTCGCTTCACCACCCCGATCCCGGTGGACACGCACAAGCCGGCCGAAATCGTCTTCAGCGGCAAGATCAAGTCGAAGGACGAGGCGACTCGAACCGCTGTGGTGTCCATCGGTGCGACATTCGAGGGCAAGCGAATCTTCGGTCACCGCGCTACGGCAACGGTGCAATTGGGCTGA
- a CDS encoding Hsp70 family protein, translating to MRTVLGVSVGSATARGVAVDAFDESVRSAHIVHSFDPGDHLQVALDLVESMSRDQMVERADIVLAVPDDPGARGRTSAYSTYEADRLLVASELGAQLRYLRGTGQLEGARTVAICDIGASGTTMSIADPATGRVFSSVRTTLFGGIGCDEQISRYLLSTFGAHELTSDRARADLMVAIRTAREQLSRLRVAEVDGPFVGGPVRLWRNTFDDVLERSIGSLEDWVASVIVDAPCAVNALVMVGGCANLPSLRRLFRRDLMLPVIAPANPESLTAHGAALMAVDVVASRQHHPRGAMSRAGGLSQQGAMVGMVGYRDAPRHRSA from the coding sequence ATGAGAACAGTCCTTGGTGTCTCGGTGGGTTCAGCCACTGCCCGAGGGGTCGCCGTCGATGCGTTCGACGAATCCGTCCGGTCGGCCCACATCGTGCACTCGTTCGACCCCGGCGACCATCTCCAGGTCGCCCTCGATCTGGTCGAGTCGATGTCGCGCGATCAGATGGTCGAGCGAGCAGACATCGTCTTGGCCGTCCCCGACGATCCCGGGGCCCGTGGCCGGACGTCGGCGTACTCCACATACGAGGCCGATCGCCTGCTGGTCGCGTCGGAGCTCGGTGCTCAGCTGCGGTACTTGCGAGGCACGGGTCAGCTCGAGGGCGCACGAACTGTCGCGATCTGCGACATCGGAGCGTCCGGCACCACGATGTCGATCGCGGACCCGGCCACCGGCAGAGTGTTCAGTTCGGTGCGCACCACGCTGTTCGGTGGCATCGGTTGTGATGAGCAGATTTCGCGTTACTTGCTCTCTACGTTCGGTGCCCACGAGTTGACGTCCGATCGCGCGCGAGCGGACCTGATGGTCGCCATTCGCACGGCTCGGGAACAATTGTCCAGGTTGCGGGTGGCCGAGGTCGATGGCCCGTTCGTCGGTGGGCCGGTCCGATTGTGGCGCAACACCTTCGACGATGTACTCGAGCGCAGCATCGGTTCGCTCGAGGATTGGGTTGCCAGTGTCATAGTCGATGCGCCCTGTGCCGTGAACGCGTTGGTGATGGTCGGTGGCTGCGCCAACCTTCCGTCGCTTCGCCGGCTGTTTCGCCGCGATCTGATGTTGCCGGTGATCGCGCCCGCAAATCCGGAGTCACTCACTGCTCACGGCGCTGCGCTGATGGCCGTCGACGTCGTTGCGTCGCGTCAACACCATCCGCGTGGGGCGATGAGCCGAGCCGGTGGGTTGTCTCAGCAGGGTGCCATGGTGGGCATGGTGGGCTATCGCGACGCGCCGCGACACCGTTCTGCTTGA
- a CDS encoding ANTAR domain-containing protein — MTDSAAVEVVTRTTIDRAVGVLIALRGCSPEDAFAELAAHSFRFDVSLVQSARSIVAAARGLDSANGVAGAAMMSAQEDWGPLLADRRDPFDHVA; from the coding sequence ATGACCGACAGTGCCGCAGTAGAAGTGGTGACCCGCACGACGATCGACAGGGCAGTGGGTGTTCTCATCGCGCTGCGTGGCTGTAGTCCCGAGGATGCGTTCGCGGAGTTGGCGGCGCACAGCTTTCGTTTCGATGTGTCTCTGGTGCAGTCGGCCCGTTCCATTGTGGCCGCCGCCCGCGGTCTGGACTCGGCCAACGGTGTCGCCGGCGCGGCCATGATGTCGGCGCAGGAGGACTGGGGACCGTTGTTGGCCGACCGCCGTGATCCCTTCGATCATGTCGCCTGA
- a CDS encoding CYTH and CHAD domain-containing protein, with the protein MESIQTEREDKFDVDAHFELPTLASLVPTDGVLASSETDLISEYFDTAGHDLLRRGITLRRRTGDSDNGWHAKVPAEKARTEIRLPLGSGADDVVPDELADVLRGAVMGGQLSAVATLTTRRTVHSVSDADGAVVAEIADDEVSVVLIGGATGPRWREVEVELGPAGSESFLKKAGKLLRGAGARPSAHPSKLDRALSVVREVPADTGVRLLTDYLDEQVQAIVAGDVYLRRGLDPIHSTRVAIRRYRSTLRVFGSAFEDEAAAHLEAELSWYASLLGEVRDRQVQRARFAAALRELPSEWVLGPVASRIENDLLAEQIRHREAAMAELDGDRYRALLTQLSAWSRGLPIDGEVSDRLLVKLARKAGKKAIDRTKSAVLGTDDEALHRARKASKRARYAAELVAPVVDKKVSKANIKRFKMIQEVLGEHQDAVIAAGILRTLGARAGTTAGENGFTFGLLFERERRAAESARAEASKLEF; encoded by the coding sequence ATGGAGTCGATTCAGACCGAGCGCGAAGACAAGTTCGACGTCGACGCACATTTCGAGTTGCCCACTCTCGCTTCGCTGGTGCCCACCGATGGGGTTCTGGCGTCGAGTGAGACCGATCTGATCAGCGAGTACTTCGACACCGCCGGGCACGATCTGTTGCGACGGGGAATCACGCTGCGGCGGCGCACCGGAGATTCGGACAACGGCTGGCACGCGAAGGTTCCGGCCGAGAAGGCGCGAACGGAGATTCGACTTCCTCTCGGCAGCGGTGCCGACGACGTGGTGCCCGACGAGTTGGCCGACGTTCTTCGCGGCGCCGTGATGGGCGGGCAGCTGTCCGCGGTCGCGACCTTGACGACGCGTCGGACGGTGCATTCGGTGTCCGACGCCGACGGGGCGGTGGTTGCGGAGATCGCCGACGACGAGGTGTCGGTGGTCTTGATCGGCGGCGCGACGGGGCCGCGGTGGCGGGAGGTCGAGGTCGAACTCGGCCCCGCCGGCTCCGAGTCGTTTCTGAAGAAAGCCGGAAAGCTGTTGCGCGGTGCGGGTGCTCGCCCGTCGGCGCATCCGTCGAAGTTGGATCGGGCGCTGTCCGTGGTGCGTGAGGTGCCGGCCGACACCGGAGTTCGGCTGCTGACGGATTACCTCGACGAGCAGGTGCAGGCAATCGTCGCGGGTGATGTGTATCTGCGTCGCGGGTTGGATCCTATTCATTCCACCCGGGTGGCCATCAGACGGTATCGCAGCACTCTTCGGGTGTTCGGGAGTGCGTTCGAGGACGAGGCCGCAGCTCATCTGGAGGCCGAACTATCGTGGTACGCAAGTCTTCTGGGTGAGGTGCGAGATCGTCAGGTGCAGCGCGCCCGGTTCGCGGCGGCGCTGCGTGAACTGCCGTCCGAATGGGTGCTGGGCCCCGTGGCCTCGCGTATCGAGAACGATCTGCTGGCAGAGCAGATTCGGCATCGTGAAGCGGCGATGGCCGAACTCGACGGCGACCGCTATCGCGCGCTGCTGACGCAGTTGTCGGCATGGTCGCGGGGGCTGCCGATCGACGGGGAGGTCAGTGATCGCCTGCTGGTCAAGCTTGCACGCAAGGCCGGGAAGAAGGCGATCGATCGTACGAAGAGTGCGGTGCTCGGTACCGACGACGAGGCGTTGCACCGCGCTCGCAAGGCGTCGAAGCGAGCTCGGTATGCGGCCGAGTTGGTCGCGCCGGTGGTGGACAAGAAGGTATCGAAAGCAAACATCAAGCGTTTCAAGATGATTCAGGAAGTGCTCGGCGAGCATCAGGACGCGGTGATCGCGGCGGGCATTCTGCGGACGCTGGGTGCGCGAGCCGGGACGACGGCAGGGGAGAACGGTTTCACGTTCGGTCTGCTCTTCGAGCGCGAGCGCCGCGCGGCAGAATCGGCCCGAGCCGAGGCGAGCAAACTGGAGTTCTGA
- a CDS encoding Hsp70 family protein has translation MISSNTPPGSVLEVHEPVASGPAPNGLAPDPWDAVITSVHNLAAEHASADYYPVLALRESDPRTAFDQDFSDDVVLVSELGAQLGALRETGVLAGESCVALFDVGASGTSVSVVDVRSGRVLAASRTDELGGDACDRVLCDHLIAMFGAAEALTVEARRRLVHDVRAGKHQLSLLRSVSVLGPFVGGRATLWRGTLDELIGDSVHRAVSMAVDVLDAVGARGIRVDAVVAVGGGANMQIVRQVLFDAVSMPVFVPEEPELLAARGAAGIARTVGVRPAPIAHDAITEQFAAVGGESADREVAAVVPVGAVVSKRPRHSDTSSKRMTRANKSRHLGRAVAALVAVCAAGTVVAAAARTSTDDPAPSVGSSQDSSQTVRSQSVEPASAGSPADPDRSSVPLATTTTSTFPSGDASSPVPTTSSSDAPTTSDAARATTTRRTTASTGATPDNDGSTAPVRPTSEQSTAVPTTTASPPTTTQAPATTSTRPTTTTTRPTTTTRSTRTFDFPFPKLDMPRG, from the coding sequence GTGATCAGCAGCAACACTCCTCCCGGTTCCGTCCTGGAAGTACACGAACCAGTGGCGTCAGGGCCTGCACCCAACGGTCTTGCACCCGATCCCTGGGATGCCGTCATCACCTCGGTGCACAATCTGGCAGCCGAGCATGCGTCCGCTGACTACTACCCGGTGCTCGCACTTCGCGAAAGCGACCCCAGAACGGCCTTCGACCAGGATTTCTCCGACGACGTTGTGCTCGTCTCGGAGCTCGGTGCCCAGTTGGGTGCGCTCCGGGAAACGGGTGTGCTGGCCGGGGAAAGCTGCGTCGCGCTGTTCGACGTCGGTGCGTCCGGCACGTCGGTGTCCGTGGTGGATGTCCGCAGCGGCCGGGTACTCGCCGCGTCTCGGACCGATGAATTGGGTGGTGATGCCTGCGATCGTGTCCTGTGCGATCACCTCATTGCTATGTTCGGGGCAGCGGAAGCCCTGACGGTCGAGGCCAGGCGACGGCTCGTCCACGACGTTCGAGCCGGTAAACACCAACTGTCGCTCCTGCGCAGCGTCTCGGTTCTCGGACCTTTCGTCGGCGGTCGCGCGACCTTGTGGCGCGGCACTCTCGACGAGCTCATCGGCGACTCGGTCCACCGAGCCGTCTCGATGGCGGTCGATGTGCTCGACGCCGTCGGTGCGCGAGGCATCCGCGTCGACGCCGTCGTCGCGGTGGGTGGCGGCGCCAACATGCAGATCGTTCGACAGGTCTTGTTCGACGCGGTCTCGATGCCGGTGTTCGTTCCCGAAGAACCGGAACTGTTGGCGGCCCGCGGTGCTGCAGGGATTGCTCGGACGGTAGGCGTGCGGCCTGCGCCGATTGCGCACGACGCGATCACCGAGCAATTCGCGGCCGTCGGTGGCGAGTCCGCCGATCGCGAGGTGGCCGCAGTTGTCCCGGTGGGTGCAGTGGTCTCCAAACGCCCGCGCCACAGCGACACCTCCTCCAAGCGGATGACCAGAGCCAACAAGTCTCGGCATCTCGGACGCGCAGTCGCCGCACTGGTTGCGGTCTGTGCGGCCGGGACCGTCGTCGCCGCAGCAGCGCGGACCAGTACCGACGATCCGGCTCCGTCGGTCGGCAGCTCGCAGGATTCGTCGCAGACCGTCCGCTCCCAGTCCGTGGAGCCTGCATCGGCTGGTTCTCCTGCAGATCCGGATCGGTCATCGGTGCCGCTCGCGACCACGACGACGTCGACATTCCCGTCCGGGGACGCCTCCTCCCCGGTGCCCACGACATCTTCGTCGGACGCACCCACGACCTCCGATGCGGCACGAGCAACCACGACGCGGCGAACGACGGCCTCAACCGGTGCGACTCCCGACAACGACGGGTCGACGGCTCCCGTCAGGCCCACGTCGGAGCAGTCGACGGCGGTTCCGACGACGACGGCTTCACCGCCCACCACCACACAGGCTCCGGCGACCACCAGCACGCGGCCGACGACCACCACCACGCGTCCGACGACCACCACCCGCTCGACTCGGACGTTCGATTTCCCGTTCCCGAAGCTGGACATGCCGCGAGGCTGA
- the dcd gene encoding dCTP deaminase: protein MLLSDRDIRAEVTLGNLAIEPFDPSMVQPSSVDVRLDKLFRVFNNTRYTHIDPAMQQDELTTLVEPEAGEPFVLHPGEFVLGSTLELTTLPDYLAGRLEGKSSLGRLGLLTHSTAGFIDPGFSGHITLELSNVANLPITLWPGMKIGQLCLFRLSSPAENPYGSAAVGSKYQGQRGPTPSKAYLNFNQSIVD, encoded by the coding sequence GTGCTGCTCTCCGACCGTGACATCCGTGCCGAAGTGACCCTTGGCAACCTGGCCATCGAGCCGTTCGACCCGTCGATGGTTCAGCCGTCGAGCGTCGATGTACGGCTCGACAAGCTGTTTCGTGTGTTCAACAACACGCGCTACACGCACATCGATCCGGCCATGCAGCAGGACGAATTGACGACGCTGGTCGAGCCCGAGGCCGGCGAACCCTTCGTTCTGCACCCGGGCGAGTTCGTGCTCGGCTCCACCCTGGAACTGACGACGCTGCCGGATTATCTGGCCGGTCGACTCGAAGGAAAGAGCTCACTCGGACGGCTCGGTCTGCTCACTCATTCGACGGCAGGGTTCATCGACCCGGGCTTCAGCGGCCACATCACACTGGAGTTGTCCAACGTCGCCAATCTTCCGATCACATTGTGGCCGGGAATGAAGATCGGGCAGCTGTGCCTCTTCCGGCTGTCGTCGCCCGCCGAGAACCCCTACGGAAGCGCCGCCGTCGGGTCGAAGTACCAGGGCCAGCGCGGTCCCACCCCGTCCAAGGCGTACCTGAACTTCAATCAGTCGATCGTGGACTGA